The following are encoded in a window of Prochlorococcus marinus str. MIT 1013 genomic DNA:
- a CDS encoding DUF3120 domain-containing protein has translation MVVLPVFVQAPWVHVFPFSAFLFSFVIFFLGFYLLKLCSDRWASVGSLLVGVSWSWLGGCLFWGWLRAHPVWHLPVESIALPIAVSLLKTRWKIGASFYLASLLGTAFTDVMIVLTGVMKAWPEVVDAPFSEASQMLSFTAEQLLEPFSLLSIFIAALLIIFIANWMNQKSKSEPLSSDAWLVSSSALTTTLWVDGLFFATTLIQPQLSGLI, from the coding sequence ATGGTTGTCCTGCCCGTTTTTGTTCAGGCTCCATGGGTTCATGTGTTTCCTTTTTCAGCTTTTTTATTTAGTTTCGTAATATTTTTTCTTGGATTTTATTTACTTAAACTTTGTAGCGATAGATGGGCCTCTGTTGGCTCGTTATTGGTTGGCGTTAGTTGGAGCTGGTTAGGAGGATGTCTTTTTTGGGGATGGTTAAGAGCTCATCCTGTGTGGCATTTACCTGTTGAGTCAATAGCTTTGCCAATAGCAGTAAGCCTTTTAAAGACTCGATGGAAAATTGGAGCCAGTTTCTATTTGGCATCTTTATTAGGAACTGCTTTTACTGATGTAATGATTGTTTTAACAGGTGTCATGAAGGCTTGGCCCGAAGTGGTTGATGCGCCTTTTTCGGAAGCTTCCCAAATGTTGAGTTTCACTGCGGAACAATTATTGGAACCTTTTTCTTTATTATCAATTTTTATTGCGGCACTTTTAATCATTTTCATAGCAAATTGGATGAATCAAAAATCAAAAAGTGAACCTTTATCTTCTGATGCTTGGCTTGTATCAAGTTCAGCTTTGACAACAACCTTATGGGTTGATGGCTTATTTTTTGCGACCACATTGATTCAGCCTCAATTAAGCGGATTGATCTGA
- a CDS encoding DUF2973 domain-containing protein: MLSNFLPFFYGLSVFVLLIVAARIMLNGFFSGQSSFKIQNSFSKKKGDDRTGLVTVHPELLNKDGCITDEDLLTVRFSKDTDHPQSFEKPSE, encoded by the coding sequence ATGTTGAGCAATTTCTTACCATTTTTTTATGGCCTTTCAGTTTTCGTTTTGTTGATTGTGGCTGCCAGAATTATGCTGAATGGTTTTTTTTCAGGTCAATCGTCATTCAAGATTCAAAATTCATTTTCAAAGAAAAAAGGCGACGATCGTACCGGTTTGGTTACTGTTCATCCTGAGCTGTTAAACAAAGATGGTTGCATTACTGATGAAGATTTGCTCACAGTTCGTTTTTCAAAGGACACTGATCATCCACAATCATTTGAAAAGCCTTCTGAATAA
- a CDS encoding ABC-F family ATP-binding cassette domain-containing protein — MLRLEKISKIYPTGEVLKDVSWEIKNGERIGLVGVNGAGKSTQLKIIAGLEEATDGSLITEGDPSIAYLKQEFDVDFARTVREELFEAFHEASDLLQSQKRIQENMESDLASKDLDYLDSLIKELSIIQSKFESINGYDLESKVEKLLPTIGFNQDDADRLVGDFSGGWQMRIALGKILLQSPDLLLLDEPTNHLDLETIEWLENYLLNQKIAMVIVSHDRSFLDKICTRIVNTERGQSKSYLGNYTSYLHQRDFELESKKIAYEKQQKDMQVQKTYIERFRASATRSTQAKSREKLLNKIEKIETPENKLKGPIFKFMDAPRTGRDILSIKDLTHSYEDNILFLGAYLEVEPGERIAFLGANGSGKSTLLRLIMGLEELEEGSIAIGKYNIIPSYFEQNQAEALELEKTVIETMSQAAPDWTQTQLRSLLGSFGLTNDSVFKEVSQISGGEKARLALALMIIQPSNLLILDEPTNHLDIPSKQMLEQALSNYNGTALIVSHDRYFISKVANKIVEIRDGQLIKYQGDYKYYKEKKIEEEQENQKELKLAERERKRLSNREKSRKKKKPNKK, encoded by the coding sequence GTGTTGCGACTTGAGAAGATTAGTAAGATTTATCCCACTGGTGAAGTCTTGAAAGATGTTAGTTGGGAAATAAAAAATGGAGAGAGAATTGGTTTGGTTGGAGTCAATGGAGCAGGTAAATCGACACAATTAAAAATTATTGCTGGGTTAGAAGAAGCAACAGATGGATCTTTGATTACTGAAGGGGATCCTTCGATTGCATATTTAAAACAGGAATTTGATGTTGATTTTGCAAGAACTGTTAGAGAAGAGTTATTTGAGGCTTTTCACGAAGCATCTGACTTACTTCAAAGTCAAAAACGAATTCAAGAAAATATGGAATCTGATTTAGCTTCTAAAGATTTAGATTATCTGGATTCATTAATCAAAGAATTAAGCATTATTCAAAGCAAATTCGAATCAATAAATGGCTATGATTTGGAGTCTAAGGTCGAAAAGCTTTTACCGACTATTGGTTTCAATCAAGATGACGCAGATAGGTTAGTTGGAGACTTTTCAGGTGGCTGGCAGATGAGAATAGCTTTAGGAAAGATTCTCTTGCAAAGTCCTGATTTATTGTTATTAGATGAACCAACTAATCATTTAGATTTAGAAACTATTGAATGGCTAGAGAATTATTTACTTAATCAGAAAATTGCAATGGTAATTGTTAGTCATGATAGATCTTTTTTAGATAAAATTTGTACCAGAATTGTTAATACAGAGCGAGGACAGTCAAAAAGTTATCTTGGCAATTATACATCGTATCTACATCAGAGAGATTTTGAATTGGAATCAAAAAAGATTGCTTACGAAAAACAGCAAAAAGACATGCAAGTTCAAAAGACATATATAGAAAGATTTCGTGCTAGTGCCACCAGAAGCACACAAGCAAAAAGTAGAGAAAAGTTATTAAATAAAATTGAAAAAATAGAAACACCTGAGAACAAATTAAAAGGACCTATCTTTAAATTTATGGATGCACCTCGCACTGGTAGGGATATATTAAGTATAAAGGATTTAACACATAGTTATGAAGATAATATTTTATTTTTAGGAGCATACTTAGAAGTTGAGCCAGGTGAAAGAATAGCTTTCCTAGGAGCAAATGGTTCTGGAAAATCTACTTTGTTGAGACTAATTATGGGTTTAGAAGAACTTGAAGAAGGATCTATTGCAATAGGTAAATATAATATTATCCCTAGTTATTTTGAACAAAATCAGGCAGAAGCATTGGAATTAGAAAAGACAGTAATTGAGACAATGTCTCAAGCAGCACCAGATTGGACTCAAACACAGTTAAGGTCCTTGCTAGGTAGCTTTGGCTTAACTAATGATTCAGTCTTTAAGGAGGTCAGTCAAATAAGTGGAGGAGAAAAAGCAAGACTGGCTTTGGCTTTAATGATTATTCAGCCGTCAAATTTGCTTATACTTGATGAACCTACTAACCATTTAGATATACCTTCGAAACAAATGCTTGAGCAGGCATTATCTAATTACAATGGCACTGCACTAATAGTTTCTCATGATCGATACTTTATTTCAAAAGTTGCAAATAAAATTGTTGAAATAAGAGATGGTCAATTAATTAAATATCAAGGGGATTACAAATATTATAAAGAGAAAAAAATAGAAGAAGAACAAGAAAATCAAAAAGAATTAAAATTGGCGGAGCGAGAAAGAAAAAGGTTATCTAACCGTGAAAAATCTCGAAAGAAGAAAAAACCTAATAAAAAATAA
- a CDS encoding trypsin-like peptidase domain-containing protein produces the protein MHGFDTKRLLLVSLKLNQQKYFKIFALVVLIVCNFRFNPPMHSGDALLAAPQNLNQQSFVSKALNISGDAVVTIETERKVLSSSQGIFPPGILNDPYFERFFGMGGLQVPRSRIEKGQGSGVIFSKDGLVLTNAHVIEKTDQLIVGLSDGRRVLGNVVGQDSLTDLAVIKLKANGPWPTAPLGNSDNLKVGDWAIAVGNPFGLENTVTLGIISNLNRDVAQLGISDKRIDLIQTDAAINPGNSGGPLLNSYGEVIGINTLVRSGPGAGLGFAIPINRARKIAKDLITTGRAKHPMIGVTLSRNIKQKSNFLSQKESGAIIKYLMANGPAEKGGLKVNDLIVAINNEKISTPADVVQKINQNNLKSTLKIKILRNNKELIKNILPIDIYDL, from the coding sequence ATGCATGGATTTGATACTAAGAGACTTTTACTAGTATCCCTGAAATTAAACCAACAAAAATATTTCAAGATTTTTGCTTTAGTTGTTCTAATTGTATGTAATTTCCGATTTAATCCTCCGATGCATTCCGGTGACGCTTTACTAGCAGCACCTCAAAATCTAAATCAACAATCTTTCGTATCAAAAGCGTTAAATATTAGTGGAGATGCAGTTGTCACAATTGAAACAGAGAGAAAAGTTTTATCTTCAAGTCAAGGAATATTTCCTCCAGGGATCTTGAATGATCCTTATTTTGAACGTTTCTTTGGTATGGGAGGCCTCCAAGTTCCACGATCTCGAATTGAAAAAGGTCAAGGGAGTGGAGTGATTTTTTCTAAAGATGGCCTTGTCTTAACCAATGCTCACGTAATAGAAAAAACCGATCAGCTCATAGTGGGTTTATCAGATGGACGAAGAGTGCTTGGAAATGTTGTTGGACAAGATTCTTTAACAGATCTTGCAGTTATTAAACTTAAAGCAAATGGTCCTTGGCCCACTGCTCCATTGGGTAATTCCGATAATCTAAAAGTTGGTGATTGGGCCATTGCAGTTGGAAATCCTTTTGGACTTGAAAATACCGTTACCCTTGGAATAATTAGCAACCTCAATAGAGACGTTGCCCAGTTAGGCATCTCCGACAAAAGAATAGATTTAATTCAAACTGATGCAGCAATTAATCCAGGTAATTCTGGAGGTCCATTATTAAATTCTTATGGGGAGGTGATTGGTATAAATACTCTTGTTCGTTCAGGGCCAGGAGCAGGGTTAGGTTTTGCAATACCGATAAATAGAGCTAGAAAAATTGCCAAAGATTTGATTACTACTGGCAGAGCTAAACACCCGATGATAGGAGTCACACTTTCAAGGAATATCAAACAAAAAAGTAATTTTCTTTCCCAAAAAGAAAGCGGAGCGATTATTAAATATTTGATGGCAAATGGTCCTGCCGAAAAAGGGGGATTAAAAGTTAATGATTTAATAGTTGCCATCAATAATGAAAAAATTTCAACTCCTGCAGATGTGGTACAAAAAATCAATCAGAATAATTTAAAATCGACTTTGAAAATTAAAATACTAAGAAATAATAAAGAGTTAATAAAAAATATCTTACCCATTGATATTTATGATCTTTGA
- a CDS encoding chlorophyll a/b-binding protein, whose product MKDNFEPRYGFVNFAEIWNGRLAMMGILIGLTTELLTGQGILTQMGIG is encoded by the coding sequence ATGAAAGATAACTTTGAGCCTCGTTATGGATTTGTCAATTTTGCTGAAATATGGAATGGTCGATTAGCCATGATGGGTATTTTAATAGGTTTAACAACAGAGCTTTTAACAGGGCAGGGAATTTTAACTCAGATGGGAATCGGTTGA
- a CDS encoding inositol monophosphatase family protein — translation MIQNSISNPLSQAQLMSIHHLVDEVGRRQLQDFGQINSDIKPDGTLITECDRWSDKTIVQGLGKIASGEGVLSEEGNKSIPNSSEYWVVDPLDGTTNFAAGIPYWAISIARFTNGQPETAFLDIPALKKRILAIRGKGVWLNSKQLKAESRFKKNSDCISLCSRSIKVLQMKPEKSFPGKIRLLGVSSLNMTSVAIGQTIAALEATPKIWDIAAAWLILEELNCLINWLETNPKDILSGTDLTSVNFPLLTASSEDQLNKMLPWASALIQDSN, via the coding sequence ATGATTCAAAATTCAATATCTAACCCCTTGAGCCAAGCACAACTGATGTCAATTCATCATTTAGTTGATGAGGTTGGAAGACGTCAACTTCAAGATTTTGGTCAAATCAATTCAGATATTAAACCTGATGGAACTCTGATTACAGAGTGTGATAGATGGAGTGATAAAACAATAGTTCAAGGTTTAGGGAAAATCGCTAGCGGAGAGGGTGTCCTAAGTGAAGAAGGTAATAAGTCAATTCCGAACTCAAGTGAATATTGGGTAGTTGACCCGCTTGATGGAACAACTAATTTCGCAGCAGGCATTCCATACTGGGCAATATCAATAGCACGTTTCACAAATGGGCAACCTGAGACAGCTTTTCTTGACATACCAGCTTTGAAAAAAAGAATTTTGGCTATCCGAGGAAAAGGAGTTTGGTTAAACAGCAAGCAACTTAAAGCTGAGTCTCGCTTCAAAAAAAATAGTGACTGCATTTCCCTTTGTAGCCGGTCCATTAAAGTTCTACAAATGAAACCAGAGAAATCTTTCCCAGGGAAAATCCGATTACTTGGAGTATCAAGTTTAAATATGACTAGTGTTGCCATTGGTCAAACAATTGCTGCTTTAGAGGCAACACCAAAAATCTGGGATATTGCTGCAGCATGGTTAATTCTTGAGGAACTGAATTGTCTTATCAACTGGTTGGAAACTAATCCAAAAGATATTCTCTCAGGAACAGATCTTACTTCTGTTAATTTTCCATTATTAACAGCATCCTCTGAAGATCAATTGAACAAGATGCTTCCTTGGGCTTCAGCTTTAATCCAAGACAGTAATTAA
- the xseB gene encoding exodeoxyribonuclease VII small subunit: MSNADHVKKDHIEISNKVNHMKNIETFKKDIKKLSYEESICELETILKNVQDENISLDKIQINYIKGHLLLKHCEELLEFVEQQINEINPEMLNIK, encoded by the coding sequence ATGTCAAATGCAGATCATGTTAAAAAGGATCACATAGAAATTTCTAACAAAGTAAATCACATGAAAAATATAGAAACTTTTAAAAAAGATATTAAGAAATTAAGTTACGAAGAATCTATCTGTGAATTGGAAACCATTTTAAAAAATGTACAAGATGAGAATATTTCACTAGATAAAATTCAAATTAATTATATCAAAGGTCATTTATTACTTAAACATTGTGAAGAATTACTTGAATTTGTTGAACAACAGATAAATGAGATCAATCCTGAAATGTTAAATATAAAATAA
- a CDS encoding TolC family protein — protein MRRVKRKFLIVAGLFISGINPLWATSSQKIISKTTLQGDQNTNQSTKTEGILYELNSPNDLFIPSRSREVLVKTYKNINIDQLENILINNNRTIKVHLEKINQAKSLLKSSLSSWYPTINLTANGLPQYFESSNYNESNLIQDTSSKQWSSSISAQIKWDLINPARVPEIASARDAFEKAKFSYSIILRDLKLEAKKRYYNLQKANEEIEVAKKSIASSTLGLKDAEIRFEAGIGTKLEVLQAKTQLARDQQLLNMKSGDRKVGQRSLAEILNLPEDVTPLIGSKTKVIGVWDLSLEDSIIAAYNSRKELDSILLDISINNSNANAALAAGQPKVSIVNTSTSSFAKGELNQIAPNTNNTSSSFSNTIGLNATWFIFDGGKSRSLYNYNKSKAEEAKMNFALRRARIRKEVEEVFFKLETAKLNISSSYIEVLSSRESLRLAKLRYNSGITTQREVVNNQRDLTDSEVRYIISITNYNILLADLSRQTGLDNIKPCDIKVDQQNQKNTESKSNLHETNLIPLCQL, from the coding sequence ATGAGGAGAGTGAAGAGAAAATTCCTAATTGTTGCAGGTTTATTTATATCTGGGATAAATCCTTTATGGGCTACAAGTTCGCAAAAAATAATTTCTAAAACAACCTTACAAGGAGACCAAAATACAAATCAAAGTACCAAAACAGAGGGAATTTTATATGAATTAAATTCGCCTAATGATCTTTTTATACCCTCCAGATCTAGAGAGGTATTGGTAAAAACTTATAAGAATATTAATATAGATCAATTAGAAAATATACTTATAAATAATAATAGAACGATTAAAGTTCACTTAGAAAAAATTAATCAAGCTAAATCATTATTAAAAAGTTCATTATCCTCCTGGTACCCAACAATAAACCTAACAGCTAATGGTCTTCCTCAATATTTTGAATCTAGTAATTACAATGAATCTAATTTAATACAAGACACTTCAAGCAAACAATGGAGTTCTTCTATCAGTGCTCAAATCAAATGGGATTTAATTAATCCTGCAAGAGTTCCCGAAATAGCCTCAGCACGAGATGCCTTTGAAAAGGCAAAATTTTCGTACTCAATAATTTTAAGAGATTTAAAATTAGAGGCAAAAAAACGCTACTACAATTTGCAAAAGGCAAATGAAGAAATTGAAGTAGCCAAGAAGTCGATTGCATCTTCGACTCTTGGATTAAAAGACGCAGAAATTAGATTTGAAGCAGGTATTGGGACAAAATTAGAAGTTCTACAAGCAAAAACACAGCTCGCTAGAGATCAACAATTATTAAATATGAAATCAGGAGATCGAAAAGTCGGTCAAAGATCTCTTGCTGAAATACTTAATCTCCCAGAAGATGTAACGCCATTAATTGGATCGAAAACCAAAGTAATAGGTGTATGGGACTTATCATTAGAAGATAGTATTATTGCAGCTTATAATTCTCGCAAAGAACTTGATAGTATCCTATTAGACATATCAATTAACAATAGCAATGCCAATGCTGCATTAGCAGCTGGGCAACCAAAAGTAAGCATAGTCAATACATCTACTTCTTCATTTGCTAAAGGTGAATTAAATCAGATCGCACCAAATACGAATAATACATCTTCTAGTTTTTCTAACACGATTGGTCTTAATGCAACTTGGTTTATTTTTGATGGAGGTAAATCAAGATCTTTATATAATTACAATAAAAGTAAAGCAGAAGAAGCAAAGATGAATTTTGCACTAAGAAGAGCTCGAATTAGAAAAGAGGTTGAAGAAGTATTCTTTAAACTAGAAACAGCCAAACTAAATATTTCTTCTTCTTATATAGAAGTTTTATCTTCAAGAGAGTCTCTAAGACTTGCAAAGCTTAGATATAATTCAGGTATTACTACACAGCGAGAAGTTGTAAATAACCAAAGAGATCTAACAGATTCAGAGGTTCGTTATATTATTTCTATTACTAACTATAATATTCTGTTAGCTGACTTAAGTAGACAAACTGGTTTAGATAATATCAAACCATGTGATATCAAAGTTGATCAACAGAATCAAAAGAATACTGAAAGCAAATCAAATCTTCATGAAACAAATTTAATTCCTTTATGTCAGCTATAG
- a CDS encoding TIGR03279 family radical SAM protein, which translates to MNTLKIAKKNIKPAVVASIEKGSIGEELGFEVGDQLISINGVKPRDLIDYKFLIAEENVQLTILDEKGKTHTIDIEKDYDDELGLAFTEALFDGLKQCNNQCPFCFIDQQPSGKRKSLYLKDDDYRLSFLYGSYLTLTNLSEEDWLRIDQQRLTPLFVSVHATEPFLRSKLLRNPKAIDLLNQLTWFTKKRIQIHAQIVVCPEINDGKALERTINDLFSFAQGDFPVVLSAAIVPVGLTRFRPSNDGLIPVDSDCALKVINQVESMQKVFYKSTGSRFAWLSDEWYLIAKKPLPSLNSYEDLPQKENGVGSIRSFLKAMDEATRKLPIKTDKKRTCSWVVGKLVENELEKPCKRLNKINHFKLHLYGIPSPYWGQEQIVTGLLTGQDLIEGLKGKDLGDELLLPSVMLRQDEKIFLDDMTLQELSSSLKVTIKIVHDAQDIVNKALGKA; encoded by the coding sequence ATGAACACATTAAAAATAGCCAAAAAAAATATTAAACCTGCTGTTGTTGCCTCTATCGAAAAAGGTTCAATAGGCGAAGAGCTTGGATTTGAAGTTGGAGATCAATTAATTAGTATTAATGGTGTAAAACCAAGAGATCTTATTGATTACAAGTTTCTTATAGCCGAAGAAAATGTTCAACTCACAATATTAGATGAAAAAGGGAAAACACATACAATTGATATCGAAAAAGATTATGACGATGAGTTGGGACTTGCCTTTACTGAGGCATTATTTGATGGATTAAAACAATGCAATAATCAATGTCCATTTTGTTTTATTGACCAACAGCCTTCAGGAAAAAGAAAAAGCTTATATCTCAAAGATGATGACTATAGGCTAAGTTTTTTATATGGTTCTTACTTAACACTTACAAATCTTTCCGAAGAAGACTGGCTGAGAATTGATCAACAAAGACTCACTCCTTTATTCGTATCTGTGCATGCAACAGAACCTTTTTTAAGGTCTAAATTACTGAGGAATCCTAAAGCTATTGACCTTTTAAATCAGTTAACTTGGTTCACGAAAAAAAGAATACAAATTCATGCTCAAATTGTTGTTTGCCCTGAAATAAATGATGGGAAAGCTTTAGAAAGAACCATTAATGATCTATTTAGTTTCGCGCAAGGAGATTTTCCAGTTGTACTTTCAGCAGCAATTGTTCCAGTTGGTTTAACTAGATTTCGTCCGAGTAATGATGGGCTAATTCCCGTAGATTCTGATTGTGCACTAAAAGTCATCAATCAAGTTGAGTCAATGCAGAAAGTATTTTATAAATCAACTGGCTCACGTTTTGCTTGGTTATCTGATGAATGGTATTTAATAGCGAAGAAACCATTACCTTCCCTCAATTCTTATGAAGATTTACCTCAAAAAGAAAATGGAGTAGGAAGTATTCGCAGCTTTCTGAAAGCGATGGATGAAGCCACAAGGAAACTGCCTATCAAAACTGATAAAAAAAGAACCTGCAGCTGGGTTGTTGGCAAACTTGTGGAAAATGAATTAGAAAAGCCTTGCAAAAGACTCAATAAAATAAATCATTTCAAACTTCATCTCTATGGGATTCCAAGCCCGTACTGGGGGCAAGAACAAATAGTGACAGGCCTTCTCACAGGTCAAGATCTGATAGAAGGATTGAAAGGGAAAGATTTAGGCGATGAGTTACTTCTACCATCGGTCATGTTAAGACAAGATGAAAAAATCTTTCTTGATGACATGACTCTTCAAGAGCTCTCTTCGTCACTTAAAGTAACTATAAAAATTGTCCATGATGCGCAGGACATCGTGAACAAAGCACTTGGTAAAGCATAA
- the xseA gene encoding exodeoxyribonuclease VII large subunit: MTKLQTKKESLNTYSVKELNESIGLLLSRGFAPKFILKATVSKAQIKKGHLWLTLTDGQASVDAVAWSSTIKSLKFLPKQDDGVVIIGKLNFWESQARISVQVFDIRASISTVLKKFEIVKSKLFKEGLINDSLRRKLPKYPNSIGILTSVPSSALADMLRTAKERWPLTKLHIIPIPVQGNNENEVKSILSKLKKSKLDLNAIIIARGGGKREDLMLFDSEIIAKEIATFPIPVITGIGHEDDLTVSDLVSDHRSATPTAAIVDLLPSREIERNNFLQNQTIFENYLKLFFQNKKNTLITKKSFFQAHSPRLLIKTKRTKLHYIYGLLNALSPEKLLKRGFALITDEKGHSIYSVKSVKEKDKFFVQFFDGKIIAEVDRINYDKI; encoded by the coding sequence TTGACTAAGCTTCAGACCAAAAAAGAATCTTTAAATACATACAGTGTAAAAGAATTAAATGAATCTATTGGTTTATTATTGTCAAGAGGATTCGCACCAAAGTTTATACTTAAAGCGACTGTTTCAAAAGCGCAAATAAAGAAAGGTCATTTATGGTTGACTTTAACTGATGGGCAAGCAAGTGTGGATGCAGTTGCATGGTCATCAACAATAAAGTCTTTAAAATTTTTACCCAAGCAAGATGACGGAGTTGTTATTATTGGCAAATTAAATTTCTGGGAATCGCAAGCAAGAATATCTGTTCAAGTTTTTGATATTCGAGCAAGTATTTCTACTGTTCTTAAGAAGTTCGAAATCGTTAAGTCCAAACTATTTAAAGAGGGGTTGATAAATGATTCATTAAGAAGAAAATTACCAAAATATCCTAATTCAATTGGTATTCTTACAAGTGTTCCAAGCTCTGCTTTGGCAGACATGCTTAGAACCGCTAAGGAACGATGGCCTTTAACAAAATTGCACATAATTCCTATTCCAGTTCAAGGTAATAATGAAAATGAAGTGAAGTCTATTTTGAGTAAATTGAAGAAAAGTAAGTTAGATCTAAATGCGATAATTATTGCTAGAGGAGGAGGGAAAAGAGAAGATTTAATGCTCTTCGATAGTGAAATCATAGCGAAAGAAATAGCAACATTCCCTATTCCTGTTATTACAGGAATAGGGCACGAAGATGATCTAACAGTTTCTGATCTTGTGTCAGATCATAGATCTGCTACACCAACGGCAGCTATTGTTGATCTATTACCTTCAAGAGAAATTGAAAGAAATAATTTTTTGCAAAATCAAACAATTTTTGAAAATTATTTGAAGTTATTTTTTCAAAATAAAAAGAATACTTTAATTACTAAAAAATCTTTTTTTCAAGCTCACTCACCTCGGCTATTAATCAAAACTAAAAGAACAAAGTTACATTATATTTATGGTCTTTTGAATGCACTTTCTCCGGAAAAATTGTTAAAAAGAGGTTTTGCATTGATTACTGATGAGAAAGGACATTCGATTTATAGTGTAAAAAGTGTTAAAGAAAAAGATAAGTTCTTCGTTCAATTTTTTGATGGAAAAATTATCGCAGAGGTTGATAGAATCAATTATGATAAAATATGA
- a CDS encoding YihY/virulence factor BrkB family protein, whose amino-acid sequence MGLNWRKKTKWFFSSLWRAYERWSKCDCVDLSAAFAYYTLQSFFPILLISLSVASWFLGKQQGLDQQIIALAAQVLPPSVVGLVDSTLIKLVNQGFGAGILGAMFLMITAGNAYLTLQRGADRLWEDVLPIKSKPDPLKIQAFRFIRNRIEAFFVVLLVGFLMVIDQISANIRMIPGAVFEELANTTPWIENAMSKIPVLQVGQFMLPLIGFSTMALLLQGLLPSRRVPLKPLIPGAFMIGTLLTILNLAVSRSILSLGSRFQAYGFIGGVLVLTLWVWMVGVIIYFGQCWSVVIASMRRNRYV is encoded by the coding sequence GTGGGCTTGAACTGGAGAAAAAAAACAAAATGGTTTTTTAGTAGCCTCTGGAGAGCTTATGAAAGATGGTCTAAGTGTGATTGCGTAGATTTGAGTGCAGCATTTGCTTATTACACTCTTCAGTCCTTTTTTCCCATATTACTAATATCCCTATCAGTTGCATCATGGTTTTTAGGCAAACAGCAAGGCTTAGATCAGCAAATCATTGCTCTTGCTGCTCAAGTTTTACCTCCATCAGTGGTTGGCTTAGTTGATTCAACTCTAATAAAATTAGTTAATCAAGGATTTGGAGCTGGAATTCTTGGAGCAATGTTCTTAATGATCACTGCTGGAAATGCCTATCTAACATTACAAAGAGGAGCAGATAGATTATGGGAAGACGTTCTACCAATTAAATCAAAACCGGATCCTCTCAAAATTCAAGCATTTCGATTTATCAGAAATCGAATAGAAGCTTTTTTTGTCGTTTTATTAGTTGGTTTTTTAATGGTTATAGATCAAATTAGTGCCAATATCCGTATGATTCCTGGTGCCGTTTTCGAAGAATTAGCAAATACAACACCTTGGATTGAAAACGCAATGTCAAAAATACCCGTACTTCAAGTGGGACAATTTATGCTTCCTTTAATAGGTTTTTCTACTATGGCACTACTTTTACAGGGTTTACTTCCTAGTAGAAGAGTGCCTTTGAAGCCACTAATACCAGGAGCTTTTATGATTGGAACTTTACTAACTATTTTAAATTTAGCAGTTAGCAGAAGTATCCTCTCTTTGGGGTCAAGATTTCAAGCTTATGGATTCATTGGAGGAGTACTAGTTTTAACTCTTTGGGTTTGGATGGTAGGAGTAATTATTTATTTTGGTCAATGTTGGAGCGTTGTCATTGCAAGTATGCGTCGTAATCGATACGTTTAA